CCCTTCGTAACGTTCACTCGCCGGATGAAGGTCTCCACATACCGACCGTAAAACCATTTTATACTGCGGTACAAAAGCTGTTGGAGACCATCGCGTAATGATAGATGAAGCGCTTATTCGCCGTCTGCAACAAGCTAAGCGTTGGGTTTTTTTCACGGGCGCCGGGATGTCCGCCGAGAGCGGTGTTCCGACATTTCGGGACGCACAAAGCGGTCTATGGGCGCATTTTAAACCGGAAGAATTAGCCACCCCTCAGGCATTTAAACGTAATCCCAAAATGGTATGGGAATGGTACGCGATGCGACGTCAAATGATCGCAGCGGCTAAACCCAACGCGGGTCATTACGTGATTTCCAAACTGGAAAAACATTTTGAAGTGACGACAATCACTCAAAATATAGATAACTTACACACCATAGCCGGCAGTACACGTGTATTGGAACTTCATGGTAATATTTTTCGAACTAAGTGTTTTACGGATGATAAAATTGTAGAACATCCATTGGATACGGATGATATACCGCCGCTATGTCCCAGATGCGGTGGCTATGTAAGGCCGGACGTGGTTTGGTTTGGAGAATTATTACCCGAAAAAATTTTTGAACAGTCTATGCAAGCGGCATCAAACACGGATGTTTTTTTATGTATCGGTACCAGCGGTGTCGTATATCCGGCGGCCGGGTTGCCGATACATGCGCGACAATCGGGGGCACTATTGATTGATATCAACCCTGAAACGACGCCTATCTCCGAACAAGCCGCATACCACCTTCAAGGCGCGTCGGGGCCTATTTTGTCACAACTATTTGAAAAAGTAACCGGCCATTTTATGGAATCACGCACATGAATCGTGGTATTTTTATTTCGTTCGAAGGTATTGACGGCTGCGGTAAATCCACCCAGATTCGACGTTTGCAAATGCGTATCGAAGCCGAGGGACTGCCGGTCATCGCTATGCGTGATCCGGGAGGTACTGCCGTATCCGAAAAAATACGTCAAATTTTGTTATCTACCGAAAGCGTCATTGATCCGGTTACGGAATTATTACTCTACGAAGCGG
This is a stretch of genomic DNA from bacterium. It encodes these proteins:
- a CDS encoding NAD-dependent deacylase, encoding MIDEALIRRLQQAKRWVFFTGAGMSAESGVPTFRDAQSGLWAHFKPEELATPQAFKRNPKMVWEWYAMRRQMIAAAKPNAGHYVISKLEKHFEVTTITQNIDNLHTIAGSTRVLELHGNIFRTKCFTDDKIVEHPLDTDDIPPLCPRCGGYVRPDVVWFGELLPEKIFEQSMQAASNTDVFLCIGTSGVVYPAAGLPIHARQSGALLIDINPETTPISEQAAYHLQGASGPILSQLFEKVTGHFMESRT